The window ctattattcaatttaaatacttcaattactaaaaacatttctacaatataaaaatacattaaaaaaataaaaattacataattaaatcctaaaaaataaaaattacataattaaaattctaaaaaataaattacataattaaaatcctagaaaataaaaaaatacataaataaaatcctacaaattaaaaattacataattaaagactaaaaaataccccgtggaagactagtccttTATCCCCAATGTTCTCTTGAGACCCCGTATCATTGCtacatgtgttgcaagttggtCAGGAGTCATGTTAGACGTATCGATCGTATTAAGTTGACCCAAGAGGGCCCACAACGAGTTGGTCGGGGGTTGAGGTGGCACAAAAGGGAGCGGGAGCGGGGGCGGATAGAGTCGGGGCACGACGGCGGTTGGCcgtcgccttcttccttccttgcggccggcgggaactgctcgggccagcgtcggagctacccaagttagttccggcaagctgggtagccacatcatcggaggcgccgtcggatagggctaccgacctcgaccgtttgctggaggaggatgctactaCGCCACCCCTATACTTCGATGTTGGCGCCCCTCCTGCCAACAActgaggtacttgaacggtttCAACTCCAAGCTttggtaggtcgccaaggcggcactgatgatgtcgagctcgctctTGCCGCTCCCCGCCGCCCACTCTTCCTGTTGGTAATACCCCTGGAACTTACCGATTGCGTCGTTGGCTCAGAAGATGCAATTGCGCACCATACTATCTGCATCATCTCATTCGGAGTGTACGAGGTGCTGGTACCACGAGTAGGAGGAGTAGGAATAGGAgtagaagtaggagtaggagcAGAGCTGCcgctccctcccgatccgggttTGGGTGCCCACCCGTATCGCCCATCGGGGGCATCTTGGGCGTCTACCGGGTAAGGCCGGTTGCCACCCGAAACTTTAGAACATTGGGTTTGAGAAGGGGTGAAAATTGCGTTTCCGGACTAGAGAATGGCTCGGAGCCGAACCAttcgtggttccaaccgcggGAGCCGGAGGGAtgatcgccggagccggacattgtgtagtgtggtgggaatttagatgagagaatatgagaaaaaagatgagagaatagatgagagaatttagatgatagaatagatgagaattgtgtagtgttatggtaatttttttgtgttgaagtgggagtatttattgatgaaaatgtgaattttggaaaaaaaaaattaaaaatgtgtataAAATGGTTATAATATATTgggaagtggaaaaatattttttttatttaaaaatgttttttaaattaattttgatttttttaaaaaaataaaattaaaaaatcaaattgccAACAGCTATGCCATTGGGCAATCAGGAGCTGCCACGTatggctgctcagcggcacggacgtgctcttatttaagagaaGCGTCGTGCCGCTGACACGGACGCACGGGCTGCATTGGCGGACGGCGGGTGTCCTCGCCGCTAGCACGGACGGACGGGGGcacgctgcggatgctctaacacaattaaacactactaataatatgaagcccacattccactaacactacttctcacttacttttttctcttctctcctaATTTACCAATTCCACATTAAAACCCATGGAATTCACAATGtggtctatttttcgtggatggatggagtatatttttattaaaaaataatttaaatcgaggagagttacgtaaatttaaaattttaaaatgattttgaggagagagaaagtggtTAATTTAACTACCATACATAAGaatgacattaataccctttaagtttattaaagtaatttttttaattgaaaatattatccacgtagcattatttcaaccactaaatatactaatttaatggctaaaatttgatcttaatttatgattattaattagttagcaatttatcATCACATTTCAACGTAATATCAACTGATTTTGAACCACAAATTTTTCATCACAACAACATTGTAAATGTATAAACAACATGAAGAAGTCTACAACTCCCAAAATCTTTTCCATTACACCATCAAAAGTTTCACAAATGTTTCAATGAAACATTACATCTAGcacaaaataaacagaaaTCCAGATGAAAAATCTCTTTCACAAGCAATGCAGAATCAAGTTCATCTCTTTCACTCCAACATAAACTCTTCAAGCCATATAAGCACTTCATTCCTCTTCGACACGAAACAACACAGAATCAGACACTCTTTAGCAAATCTCAAAGCTAAGATCAGTATTCTAAGATGTTTTGTTAACTGATCACTTTCTCTGCAGCATTGTAGCCAAACAGGAAGCTCTAAAACAACAGACAAAAGACGACGAAAGTAGTACTACCCTTAGCTTACCATTACGAAGCTCCACGTCCTCCTTGGGTCGTTATAACATGCTACCAAACAACCCTCTTGACCTCTGAGGCCGTCTCTAGCAAGATTTTGCCTCAGGGCATTTTCCTTCGCTCGGAAAATCTCCTCATCTGCCTTTCCACTGAATTTCAACACTGCAGCTATACCTTCCTCAAACTGACTTCTGCTTCATTCAGAGCTCTGGCAAACTGCTCAACATCAAATCATCCAGAGACTTAAGAACAAAACGAACGAGTGTAAAACGCGTACCCAGCCACAGAACTGAAGCCGGTCGAGCCAGACAACTTGTCACCACTTGCTTCGACAGCCGTAAAAGGATCATACTCTCTCACCTGCAATACATCTCAAATAAACAGTCACTAAACATGAAAACTCGCATCAATGAGGAAAAAGGAGCAGAGGACCTCATAATTCGCAGTTCTTTTTAGTATCCGATATCTCGGTGTTTCCACATCCGGAGCCTTGTAAACCCGAAGCTGCACAGTTGAAAAGGGTAAATACTAGGCGTAATGCAAGGCGAAAACAAACTCTATGTGACCACACCTGCTTCACCATGTCCATGAAGCCTTCAACGGAGAAATAGTCGTTGTTCTCGATGGAATCCCAGGAGTCCTTGACAGAGAAACGAACGACGATAAGGTGCACGTTATTGTTGGATGGAAGAGGGTGTGCAATGGCTTACCACATGAGTGCAGAACTTCATGTTTTGGGGGTTAATGCCCATAACAGAAGTGCCCGTGAAGACTAATTCGGGCTTCCAAGGTAAGAGAGCAAACTTCATCACCACAGTCCACCTCGTGCTTATCTCATAAGGCCCCGTCTACACAGACTCAATCAATCAGTGTATGACGAGTTTTTAAAGTTTAGAGTGATTTCGGAACCTGTTTGACAGAGTGGAGGTGGAAATGGGGGTGGAAGAGCTTCCCGACCATGGCAATATTGAAAAGATAACCGCTGATTCCGTCGTGCTTGGTTATGGGGTCTCTGTACTTGACGGCGTCGTCGTAGGCAGTCGTGTCGATGCCTAGGCCGTCGAACATGTGGGGAAGGTCCTCGTATAGAAAATCCACCAAACGCTGCACCTCCGCATTTGTGCTTCTGACCACCAACCTAGTGGATTTGTGCTTGTCATGAGAAAAGGAGGCGGTGGTCGGCCGAGGATGGAAGGTGGCGGCGGGGAAGCAGGAGATCATGATGgctgtttgtgtttgtgtttgataTTCACTCAACTTGCTGCAATTGTTAAGGCAGCTATTCCATGTCTCCTCTGATTTTAGCACACACCCATTCTCTGTAGACACGTGCTTAATATGACGCAAACCGAGTTACCGACACCTTCGTCCTCTCCTTGTCGAGGCATGCGTACGTGGGGTCGGCCGAGTGCTGCCAGCTGCCAGCTGGGTCTCCGACCCCAACGTCAACTCCACCCGAAACTGATGAAGGAAAGTGATTCAAATAGTTTGGGCCTATTTTATGCAAATAAGTTGGGCCACTTGAGATGTTAGTGggcaattaatttattagattgGCTCATTGTGAATATATTAagtatagttatttttataattttcgttcaagtttcattatatttactagtaatattttaaaactattagtACAATGTTTGGTGCTGAGAATTTAAAATCGCCTGTTTTATATATGGATATTCTGAaaaattaactatttaaaatataatgattttttaaataattatttaaatattaatttattattattattaaaattttactatattcGACCCAAACGGGCTTCATTTTCTGGATCAGCCAGTTACACGCCTGTGCTTGGTGCCCAATCACCAAGAGTTTTGGGGGAGGGTAGTAGGAATCACCTACAACTTTTTCTACACCACccctcacaaacataaaatatgatggtggatccatattttatgtttgcgAGAGATGATGGAGTAGGGGGTGGTGAGGAAAAGTTTTAGGTGATCCAATCCGTTATTTAAGATCACGTGGATGGTCTTATCgaattctttttattaatatccCTCTTCTCACATTCATTTCCACTTCGAGGTGCCATAATtatgtttgattaaattaatactccctccgtctcagataatttgggacactttgacccggcacgtgttttaagaaatctaatgaaaagtgagttgaaaaagttggtgagatgtgagtcctatttttaaagtattagttttataataaaatgtgagtaggaatgaattaatggaatatgaggtccactaccaaaaatggtaaaagtgaaataagacaaattatgtgggatgaTCCAAAATCGAATACTGAGTCAAATTATctgtgacggagggagtaattatttttccaagATATTtccgtatttaattatttttaattatgatcaCACGCACTCTCATAGTCTCATTTTATGTGCGTAGAGGGTGtgattttttctatttactgGTGTGATTGAAATTCGTGTGACCATTTTACTCTCTGTGAGGATTTAGGACTACAAGACTAATTTTCTGATAAAAATACGAATCcttactttttcaatcaaaaccCAAATATGCATCACTTTTATAATTGAATCACATCGATTCAATGACTCtctgtcttttttttttattttttaaaaacagtGATTCTATAGAATGTACTATAATACATTGGAAGAATagtttaaatattgtatactactattaattagggtaaataattgcatatataaacaaatagtGGAGTGCGCACATGAGTGCAACTCTCTGTCTCTTTCTTTAATTCATTAGAGCCAagaattaattgttgaaatCAACTATTACCATATTCtgttacatttatattttaatctgTGGAAAAATGACAATCATGCTTCATGATAATGAATTTTCGCAACAAGACAATGGGCGTGCGCATTACACCTACCTAGAGTTTTGGTTACCGGAGCACCATATAGATTAGAAATTGTTCAAGATGCAAAGCAATAATTTTCctttaaaaaaacttaaagTACAACTAGTAAGTTAATAGTTTATAATGTACTacttctaaaaataaatatactaatttCATCGCCTTTTTTGCTTCACGGAGCATGCGCACGATATTGATTACACCGCACACACTTACAAGTATATGTGTGCATGAGCATGCATGCTATGCACAAGTATGTTGCCCAATCCCAAGAATTGAGTAATATAGTGCTCAAGAGTTGTAGATGACCAGATATAACTCATCTCTGAATATCTCCTCTTTCTTCATTCATCTTCACTTCGAGCCTCCTCTACTAACATGCATCCGGAAAAggtagaaaaggaaaaattcagaaaatgtttaaaactaagaaaatggaaagaaaata is drawn from Salvia hispanica cultivar TCC Black 2014 chromosome 6, UniMelb_Shisp_WGS_1.0, whole genome shotgun sequence and contains these coding sequences:
- the LOC125197243 gene encoding uncharacterized protein LOC125197243 isoform X3, which translates into the protein MISCFPAATFHPRPTTASFSHDKHKSTRLVVRSTNAEVQRLVDFLYEDLPHMFDGLGIDTTAYDDAVKYRDPITKHDGISGYLFNIAMVGKLFHPHFHLHSVKQTGPYEISTRWTVVMKFALLPWKPELVFTGTSVMGINPQNMKFCTHVDSWDSIENNDYFSVEGFMDMVKQLRVYKAPDVETPRYRILKRTANYEVREYDPFTAVEASGDKLSGSTGFSSVAGLPEL
- the LOC125197243 gene encoding uncharacterized protein LOC125197243 isoform X1, with protein sequence MISCFPAATFHPRPTTASFSHDKHKSTRLVVRSTNAEVQRLVDFLYEDLPHMFDGLGIDTTAYDDAVKYRDPITKHDGISGYLFNIAMVGKLFHPHFHLHSVKQTGPYEISTRWTVVMKFALLPWKPELVFTGTSVMGINPQNMKFCTHVDSWDSIENNDYFSVEGFMDMVKQLRVYKAPDVETPRYRILKRTANYEVREYDPFTAVEASGDKLSGSTGFSSVAGSQFEEGIAAVLKFSGKADEEIFRAKENALRQNLARDGLRGQEGCLVACYNDPRRTWSFVMRNEVLIWLEEFMLE
- the LOC125197243 gene encoding uncharacterized protein LOC125197243 isoform X2 gives rise to the protein MISCFPAATFHPRPTTASFSHDKHKSTRLVVRSTNAEVQRLVDFLYEDLPHMFDGLGIDTTAYDDAVKYRDPITKHDGISGYLFNIAMVGKLFHPHFHLHSVKQTGPYEISTRWTVVMKFALLPWKPELVFTGTSVMGINPQNMKFCTHVDSWDSIENNDYFSVEGFMDMVKQLRVYKAPDVETPRYRILKRTANYEVREYDPFTAVEASGDKLSGSTGFSSVAGALNEAEVSLRKV